One genomic segment of Bacteroidales bacterium includes these proteins:
- the secE gene encoding preprotein translocase subunit SecE, whose product MKKLLAYIKDTYNEMLHKVSWPTWAELQESAIVVSVASLIIAVIVLVMDLVFKFGLEAFYSIF is encoded by the coding sequence ATGAAAAAGCTACTTGCTTATATTAAAGATACTTATAATGAAATGTTGCACAAGGTTTCCTGGCCAACGTGGGCAGAACTTCAGGAAAGTGCTATTGTAGTATCTGTTGCTTCCCTTATTATTGCTGTGATTGTTTTGGTTATGGATCTTGTTTTCAAATTTGGGTTGGAAGCCTTCTATAGCATTTTTTAG
- the nusG gene encoding transcription termination/antitermination protein NusG → MTDELKQWYVLRVTSGAEKKVKQYIENEVAKRNLQDKIFQVLIPTEKVFQTRNGKKIIKERNFFPGYVLIEAILEGYIVDLIKEIPGVYGFLGSKGTPTPMRPSEIKRILGKVDELALKGEELYESFIVGESVRIIDGPFTNFTGTIEEINEEKKKLKVMVKIFGRKTPLELNFSQVEKEY, encoded by the coding sequence ATGACCGATGAATTGAAACAATGGTATGTTTTACGAGTAACCAGTGGTGCTGAAAAAAAAGTTAAGCAATATATTGAAAATGAAGTAGCAAAGCGAAATTTACAAGATAAGATTTTTCAAGTTTTAATTCCAACAGAAAAAGTTTTTCAAACTAGAAATGGGAAAAAGATTATAAAAGAAAGAAACTTTTTTCCAGGGTACGTCCTGATAGAAGCCATTTTAGAAGGATATATTGTCGATCTAATTAAGGAAATACCAGGTGTTTATGGTTTTTTAGGATCAAAAGGCACACCTACTCCAATGCGTCCATCAGAAATTAAACGAATCCTTGGAAAAGTTGACGAATTAGCTCTAAAGGGAGAAGAACTATATGAATCATTTATTGTAGGTGAAAGTGTACGCATTATCGATGGCCCTTTTACAAACTTTACAGGTACTATCGAAGAAATCAATGAAGAAAAGAAAAAGCTCAAAGTAATGGTAAAAATTTTTGGAAGAAAAACTCCACTTGAATTAAATTTTTCACAAGTAGAAAAAGAAT